From one Humulus lupulus chromosome 8, drHumLupu1.1, whole genome shotgun sequence genomic stretch:
- the LOC133793955 gene encoding uncharacterized protein LOC133793955 has protein sequence MVLTSPTGQIETWRLKHYDAEIGWTGIELGPLYDKMMELRGQHPLEELSDKEIMERVLGRDSVYLRGWGRSPSVTTSTSHRENIVGNQPTYEELVERLNDTTSRLNATNEQLSVVVDILRHNNLMVPPPPPPTDQASDAHLRESPSISVRESQDDS, from the exons ATGGTGTTAACTTCTCCTACCGGTCAAATTGAGACATGGCGTCTAAAGCATTATGATGCTGAGATTGGATGGACTGGAATAGAGCTCGGGCCATTATAT gaTAAAATGATGGAGTTAAGGGGTCAACATCCTCTAGAAGAACTGTCTGATAAAGAGATTATGGAGCGTGTACTTGGACGTGATTCGGTATACTTGCGAGGGTGGGGGCGGTCTCCTAGTGTCACAACTTCTACTTCACATCGTGAAAATATTGTGGGTAATCAACCAACTTATGAAGAGTTAGTTGAACGACTTAATGATACAACTTCCCGCCTTAATGCTACTAACGAACAACTTAGTGTAGTTGTGGATATACTTCGTCATAACAATTTGATGGTaccgcctccaccacctccaacagaccaagcttcagatgcacatttaagagagtcgccatctatttcagttcgggagtcacaagatgattcttag